A single Lactuca sativa cultivar Salinas chromosome 8, Lsat_Salinas_v11, whole genome shotgun sequence DNA region contains:
- the LOC111914287 gene encoding uncharacterized protein LOC111914287 translates to MVSEKIEPLGFVVDKFKGFTKSTQDFANGVLHNIGLSRRRHPIEILKRLQRDAFSDIMKLRDRQDKVERLLSFKSSKVSPLAETSTRVKGEIEVLGLLLMIDRIHEENQDAISRTGIKTGINSKFTFETTIREKDTLKAEFVATDRGQFDGLSTPLSLGKVVFDAKINEWCSLTTVLLGGRCIDLMKQGVTNGPPLLNQDIGSGISLTMTKSNVIGTLAQFVGTTHWLSTFGQVAYQLSGSTKVLLLGINQVPKILGQDGFLGPMCLPIGVFRRDGIRREGGRSVALVLESELDSSTRVGGWVEMNRSDTDNDTVPYGTRWGVSVSDLPEDDFGWGLRVGGSAFERFEVEVFSKMNLGEKYLLQPSLVFVVDGSTKFPALMMKSSWSF, encoded by the exons ATGGTTTCTGAAAAGATCGAACCTCTAGGTTTTGTTGTTGATAAGTTCAAAGGTTTCACAAAATCCACACAAGACTTTGCCAATGGCGTTCTTCACAACATCGGATTATCCAGGCGTCGCCATCCG aTTGAGATCTTGAAGCGGTTGCAAAGGGACGCGTTTTCAGATATCATGAAGCTCAGGGACAGACAAGACAAAGTGGAGCGATTACTTTCCTTCAAGTCATCTAAAGTAAGTCCCTTAGCTGAAACCAGCACACGTGTAAAGGGTGAAATAGAAGTATTAGGGCTTTTATTGATGATCGATAGAATTCATGAAGAGAATCAAGATGCCATTAGTAGAACCGGAATCAAAACTGgtataaactccaagtttacattCGAAACCACCATTAGAGAAAAGGATACACTAAAAGCAGAGTTTGTAGCAACTGATAGAGGGCAATTCGATGGTTTAAGCACTCCACTTTCATTAGGAAAGGTGGTTTTCGATGCAAAGATCAATGAATGGTGTTCATTAACTACTGTTTTGTTGGGAGGTAGATGTATTGATTTGATGAAACAAGGTGTTACTAATGGACCTCCATTATTAAATCAAGACATTGGTAGTGGTATAAGTTTAACAATGACAAAATCTAATGTTATTGGTACCTTAGCTCAATTTGTAGGGACTACCCATTGGTTAAGCACTTTCGGGCAGGTTGCATATCAACTTTCGGGCAGTACAAAGGTGTTACTTTTAGGTATAAATCAAGTGCCCAAAATTTTAGGTCAGGATGGTTTTCTTGGTCCAATGTGTCTACCGATTGGTGTTTTTAGACGTGATGGAATTCGTAGGGAGGGGGGAAGATCTGTTGCTCTGGTACTTGAGTCAGAACTTGACTCAAGTACCAGAGTGGGAGGGTGGGTTGAAATGAATAGATCGGATACTGACAATGACACTGTACCGTATGGTACAAGATGGGGCGTGTCAGTATCTGATCTACCTGAGGATGATTTTGGATGGGGGTTGAGGGTGGGTGGGTCCGCTTTTGAGCGGTTTGAGGTTGAAGTGTTTTCGAAGATGAATTTAGGAGAGAAATATTTGTTGCAGCCGTCACTTGTGTTTGTGGTAGATGGTTCGACTAAGTTTCCAGCATTGATGATGAAGTCTAGTTGGTCTTTTTGA
- the LOC111914288 gene encoding la-related protein 1C: MMADSSTGSGSTITHSGDGGGSGVNSPSSRRSLPSPWAQVVRGMIEPDSVPSSFPSPGVSEQNPVVTDPVTVVEVSAETPSESSNDINTCNAGGVKKSAWNKPSVNGVVEGTTTPVMGAASWPALSESTRPGMRSFSASSSSESSSTPTSDGSLAVSQAPVASQPRPNQVKPNANNVHPVRQRQIRRGGGASTGYNGRQPLPPPFPLYDVFGNLVPAVPNSTPAREQPLFKENNWSPRTVGGAGQQNRRNNNFGPRPRGGGGPYVNNGYGGRRDHHDRDWRGPRNHGPRDVRMQHQIAPPPPLPRGYIPPPHPALSPFIPPPYGAPMAYDMAASYVYLPTLPSEPYRGPPVLPPQAPPPVPMFVPVINPPLNVKIVKQIEYYFSDDNLVKDDFLRSNMDDEGWVPITLIAGFPRVQSLTNDIHMILNSLRDSSIVEIQGEKIRSRDWRRWMNVPNRFQSTMENLIEEGISIQNLTMEDDRSISASSS; this comes from the exons ATGATGGCCGATTCATCTACTGGTAGTGGGAGTACCATTACTCACTCCGGCGACGGCGGTGGGAGTGGTGTTAATAGCCCTTCCAGCCGAAGAAGTTTGCCTTCTCCGTGGGCGCAAGTTGTTCGAGGAATGATCGAGCCGGATTCGGTGCCTTCGTCGTTTCCTTCGCCGGGGGTTTCGGAACAGAATCCTGTTGTTACTGATCCGGTGACGGTGGTGGAGGTTTCGGCGGAGACTCCATCGGAAAGCTCTAATGATATTAATACTTGCAATGCTGGTGGTGTAAAGAAGTCGGCATGGAACAAGCCCTCGGTTAATGGCGTTGTGGAAGGAACTACTACTCCTGTTATGGGCGCCGCTTCTTGGCCGGCTTTATCCGAGTCGACTCGTCCCGGAATGAGATCATtctctgcttcttcttcttcagagTCTTCGTCTACACCGACCTCCGATGGATCGCTCGCTGTTTCTCAG GCACCTGTAGCTTCGCAACCGCGCCCAAATCAAGTTAAACCTAACGCCAACAATGTGCATCCCGTCCGACAGCGACAAATTAGACGTGGCGGCGGTGCATCTACAGGCTACAACGGACGGCAGCCACTTCCACCGCCGTTCCCTCTTTATGACGTGTTTGGTAATTTAGTACCGGCGGTTCCTAACTCCACTCCGGCGAGAGAACAACCTCTTTTCAAGGAGAATAACTGGTCCCCTAGGACAGTTGGTGGTGCTGGTCAGCAGAACCGGAGGAATAATAACTTTGGTCCTAGACCCCGTGGTGGTGGAGGACCTTACGTTAACAATGGCTATGGTGGCAGACGTGATCACCATGATCGTGATTGGCGTGGTCCTCGAAATCATGGACCTAGAGATGTTCGTATGCAACATCAAATCGCTCCTCCGCCGCCTCTCCCCAGGGGATATATCCCACCACCACATCCCGCTCTTTCTCCGTTTATTCCACCTCCATATGGAGCTCCCATGGCTTATG ATATGGCTGCATCATATGTATATCTCCCTACACTACCTTCTGAACCATACAGGGGCCCACCTGTTCTTCCTCCTCAGGCACCTCCTCCAGTTCCCATGTTTGTGCCAGTTATAAACCCTCCTTTGAATGTTAAGATAGTTAAGCAGATTGAATATTATTTCAG TGATGATAATTTGGTGAAAGATGACTTTTTGAGGTCAAACATGGATGATGAGGGATGGGTTCCTATCACATTAATAGCTGGTTTTCCTCGA GTTCAAAGCTTAACAAATGACATCCACATGATTTTGAATTCCTTGAGAGATTCAAGTATTGTTGAAAttcag GGCGAGAAGATAAGGAGTAGGGATTGGAGAAGATGGATGAATGTTCCAAACAGGTTTCAATCAACAATGGAGAATTTGATTGAAGAAGGTATTTCAATACAGAATCTGACAATGGAAGATGACAGGAGTATTAGTGCTTCAAGTTCTTGA